In Candidatus Delongbacteria bacterium, a single window of DNA contains:
- a CDS encoding sugar phosphate nucleotidyltransferase has protein sequence MKGILLAGGTGSRLHPLTKVTNKHLLPVGREPMIHHPLKKLLELGIQDILVVTGLEHMGEVVNLLGSGRAFGCRITYRVQDEAGGIAQALGLAEGFVGEDPMLVLLGDNIFQSSLHEAQRRFLESGAEALVLVKDVPDPGRYGVADVRDGVVRGIEEKPAHPRSSFAVTGIYFYSPGVFHIIRTLKPSGRGELEITDVNNEYIRRGTLQSAVLDGWWTDAGTFESLALANQLISGVTA, from the coding sequence ATGAAGGGCATCCTCCTGGCAGGCGGCACGGGCTCCCGGCTGCATCCCCTGACCAAGGTCACCAACAAGCACCTGCTCCCCGTGGGTCGCGAGCCCATGATCCACCATCCCCTCAAAAAGCTGCTCGAGCTGGGCATCCAGGACATCCTGGTGGTCACCGGCCTGGAACACATGGGCGAGGTGGTCAACCTGCTGGGTTCCGGCCGGGCCTTCGGCTGCCGGATCACCTACCGCGTGCAGGACGAGGCCGGCGGCATCGCCCAGGCATTGGGCCTGGCGGAGGGCTTCGTGGGCGAGGACCCCATGCTCGTGCTGCTGGGCGACAACATCTTCCAGTCCAGTCTGCACGAAGCCCAGCGCCGCTTCCTGGAGTCCGGCGCGGAGGCCCTGGTGCTGGTGAAGGACGTGCCGGACCCCGGCCGCTACGGCGTGGCCGATGTGCGGGACGGCGTGGTGCGGGGAATCGAAGAGAAGCCCGCCCATCCGCGCAGTAGCTTCGCCGTGACCGGCATCTATTTCTATTCCCCGGGAGTCTTCCACATCATCCGCACCCTCAAGCCCTCGGGTCGGGGCGAGCTGGAAATCACCGACGTGAACAACGAATACATCCGCCGGGGCACGCTGCAGAGCGCGGTCCTGGACGGCTGGTGGACGGATGCCGGCACTTTCGAGTCGCTGGCCCTGGCGAATCAACTGATCAGTGGAGTCACCGCATGA
- a CDS encoding Ig-like domain-containing protein has protein sequence MIRPTPSAGRRAALLLTAGLILGCARIQPPPGEAPDADAPQVRVLSPQPGSRGLPGDQRFHLLFNEYVDRATVRPALSLNPRPEGELELDWRGRHLWIRPEQPLAAGRTWTLELGTGLRDLAGNHLTRPLRIPFSTGEGLDSLSLELRVEEAGREGLTQVWLWPLEESPRRAFGRAPWRSSPDEQGRVRFEGLPPGRWLALAVEDLDRNGWWDPLNERAGLPSRSLLAPDSLARLPILLRLTHGLWTDSLSLDGGQFLDRERVEFRGWLEAPALADWADSLRDSHAADSLRLDLLELLDSAGRRLPLAGLAPQESAWRLYLAEPADSLSHVLRLRDGSDSLSLRPPAGALSEALVNTQALTQGWGAGRLTLRSSHAVWPDATRVRQVVEQDTLAVGVRRRAADRLELVPAQPGGLLRFERGFLTRGAQLWPDSLFSLPVPAAPVDPPRTGGLQWSWNRAPREVGWRLVIRGAGGERESTAGLEQTLDRLPVGPVTFALYQDRDGSGSWSPGRLAPYQPAEPWQALADTVDVLPGWIQGGIVFQLPEWIP, from the coding sequence ATGATCCGGCCGACCCCAAGCGCCGGCCGCCGGGCCGCCCTCCTGCTGACAGCGGGGCTGATCCTCGGCTGCGCGCGCATCCAGCCGCCCCCCGGCGAGGCCCCCGACGCCGACGCGCCACAGGTCCGCGTCCTCAGCCCCCAACCCGGCTCCCGGGGACTGCCGGGCGATCAGCGCTTCCACCTCCTGTTCAACGAATACGTCGACCGGGCCACGGTGCGCCCGGCGCTCTCGCTCAATCCGCGCCCGGAGGGCGAACTGGAATTGGACTGGCGCGGCCGGCACCTCTGGATCCGTCCGGAGCAGCCGCTGGCTGCGGGCCGCACCTGGACCCTGGAACTGGGCACCGGTCTGCGCGACCTGGCGGGCAACCATCTGACCCGTCCCCTGCGCATCCCGTTCAGCACGGGGGAGGGGTTGGATTCGCTTTCCCTGGAACTGCGCGTGGAGGAGGCGGGCCGGGAGGGGTTGACCCAGGTCTGGCTCTGGCCGCTGGAGGAGAGCCCGCGCCGCGCCTTCGGTCGCGCGCCCTGGCGCAGCAGCCCGGACGAGCAGGGTCGCGTGCGCTTCGAAGGCCTGCCGCCCGGCCGCTGGCTGGCCCTGGCCGTGGAGGACCTGGACCGCAACGGCTGGTGGGATCCCTTAAACGAGCGCGCGGGCCTGCCCAGCCGGTCGCTGCTGGCCCCGGATTCGCTGGCCCGCCTGCCGATTCTCCTGCGCCTGACCCACGGTCTCTGGACGGACAGCCTGTCGCTGGACGGCGGCCAGTTCTTGGACCGGGAGCGCGTGGAGTTTCGCGGCTGGCTGGAGGCCCCGGCGCTGGCGGACTGGGCGGACAGCCTGCGCGATTCCCACGCCGCCGACAGCCTGCGGCTGGATCTCCTCGAACTATTGGACTCCGCCGGACGGCGGCTGCCGCTTGCCGGCCTGGCGCCACAGGAATCGGCCTGGCGCCTCTATCTGGCGGAGCCGGCGGACTCGCTGTCCCACGTGCTGCGTCTGCGTGACGGTTCGGACAGCCTGAGCCTGCGCCCGCCCGCCGGAGCCCTGAGCGAGGCGCTGGTCAACACCCAGGCCCTGACCCAGGGCTGGGGAGCGGGCCGGCTGACCCTGCGCAGCAGCCACGCCGTCTGGCCCGACGCCACCCGGGTCCGCCAGGTGGTGGAGCAGGACACGCTGGCCGTGGGCGTGCGGCGCCGGGCGGCGGACCGGCTGGAACTGGTGCCGGCCCAACCCGGCGGCCTGCTGCGCTTCGAGCGCGGCTTCCTGACGCGCGGCGCCCAGCTCTGGCCGGACTCCCTGTTCAGCCTGCCCGTGCCCGCGGCCCCGGTGGATCCGCCCCGGACGGGCGGCCTGCAGTGGAGCTGGAACCGCGCCCCGCGCGAGGTGGGCTGGCGCCTGGTGATCCGCGGGGCTGGCGGCGAGCGCGAGAGCACGGCGGGCCTGGAGCAGACGCTGGATCGCCTCCCCGTGGGCCCCGTCACCTTCGCCCTCTACCAGGACCGGGACGGCTCGGGCAGCTGGTCGCCGGGCCGCCTGGCGCCCTATCAGCCCGCCGAGCCCTGGCAGGCCCTGGCCGACACGGTGGACGTGCTGCCGGGCTGGATCCAGGGCGGAATCGTCTTTCAGTTGCCGGAGTGGATTCCATGA
- a CDS encoding UDP-glucose/GDP-mannose dehydrogenase family protein, giving the protein MKLTVIGTGYVGLVAGVCFAETGNEVVCVDVDQRKIDMLNRGELPIYEPGLKELLDRVVKLGRLSFTTETGPAVAKSQVVFIAVGTPPDEDGSADLQHVLAAARQVGAALTGYTVVVDKSTVPVGTADKVREAIRAVAQHEFDVVSNPEFLKEGAAINDFLKPDRVVVGADSERAREIMLELYGPFVRSGHPIITMDVRSAELTKYAANSMLATKISFMNEIARICDLVGANVENVRMGIGSDTRIGSQFLYSGVGYGGSCFPKDVKAIIHTAADYGYDFRILKAVEEVNALQKRLLVERVRARFGDDLTGRVFALWGLAFKPRTDDMREAPALEIIEGLLALGARFQVFDPEAMHEARRRLGDKVSYAADDYEALRDADALLVATEWSDFREPDFERMKTLLKTPIIFDGRNIYRPEKLRKLGFEYQSIGRP; this is encoded by the coding sequence ATGAAGCTCACCGTCATTGGAACGGGATACGTGGGACTGGTCGCCGGCGTGTGCTTTGCCGAGACCGGCAACGAAGTGGTCTGCGTGGATGTGGACCAGCGCAAGATCGACATGCTCAACCGGGGCGAACTGCCGATTTACGAGCCCGGCCTGAAGGAACTGCTGGACCGCGTGGTCAAGCTGGGCCGGCTGTCCTTCACCACGGAGACGGGCCCGGCCGTGGCCAAGTCCCAGGTGGTGTTCATCGCCGTGGGCACGCCGCCGGACGAGGACGGCAGCGCGGACCTGCAGCACGTGCTGGCCGCCGCCCGCCAGGTGGGCGCCGCCCTCACCGGCTACACGGTGGTGGTGGACAAATCCACGGTGCCCGTGGGCACGGCGGACAAGGTGCGCGAGGCCATCCGCGCCGTGGCCCAGCACGAGTTCGACGTGGTCTCCAACCCCGAGTTCCTCAAGGAAGGCGCGGCGATCAACGACTTCCTCAAGCCGGACCGCGTGGTGGTGGGCGCCGACAGCGAGCGCGCCCGGGAGATCATGCTCGAACTCTACGGGCCCTTCGTGCGCTCGGGCCACCCGATCATCACCATGGACGTGCGCAGCGCCGAACTGACCAAGTACGCGGCCAATTCCATGCTGGCCACCAAGATCTCCTTCATGAACGAGATCGCCCGGATCTGCGACCTGGTGGGCGCCAACGTGGAAAACGTGCGGATGGGCATCGGCAGCGACACGCGCATCGGCTCGCAGTTCCTCTATTCCGGCGTGGGCTACGGCGGCAGCTGCTTCCCCAAGGACGTCAAGGCGATCATCCACACCGCCGCAGACTACGGCTACGATTTCCGCATCCTGAAGGCCGTCGAGGAGGTGAACGCCCTGCAGAAGCGCCTGCTGGTGGAGCGCGTGCGGGCGCGCTTCGGCGACGACCTCACGGGCCGGGTGTTCGCCCTCTGGGGCCTGGCCTTCAAGCCGCGCACGGACGACATGCGCGAGGCGCCCGCCCTGGAGATCATCGAGGGGCTGCTGGCGCTGGGCGCGCGCTTCCAGGTCTTCGACCCGGAGGCCATGCACGAGGCCCGGCGCCGGCTGGGCGACAAGGTGAGCTACGCAGCGGACGACTACGAGGCCCTGCGCGACGCCGACGCCCTGCTGGTGGCCACCGAGTGGTCGGACTTCCGCGAACCCGACTTCGAGCGGATGAAGACCCTGCTCAAGACGCCGATCATTTTCGACGGCCGCAACATCTACCGGCCCGAGAAGCTGCGCAAGCTGGGCTTCGAGTACCAGTCCATCGGCCGGCCGTAG
- a CDS encoding UDP-glucuronic acid decarboxylase family protein, translated as MRTLVTGGAGFIGSHLCRRLLREGHEVICLDNLFTGSKANVEELLDDRNFEFVRHDITEPLLLEVDWIFNLACPASPIHYQFNPVKTVKTSVMGAINMLGLAKRVRARILHTSTSEVYGDPAVHPQPESYWGNVNPIGPRSCYDEGKRVAETLMFDYHRQNGVDVRVIRIFNTYGPRMAQNDGRVVSNFILQALRGEPITLYGSGSQTRSFQYVDDLLEGMLRMMRQDGFIGPVNLGNPEEFTIRELAEQVIQLTGSTSTLVELPLPQDDPKLRRPDITLAREKLGWEPRVPLREGLPPTIEWFRRVLTA; from the coding sequence ATGCGTACCCTAGTAACCGGCGGGGCCGGCTTCATCGGCAGTCACCTGTGCCGCCGCCTGCTGCGCGAAGGGCACGAGGTCATCTGCCTGGACAACCTGTTCACGGGCTCCAAGGCCAACGTGGAAGAGCTGCTGGACGACCGCAACTTCGAGTTCGTCCGCCACGACATCACCGAGCCCCTGCTGCTTGAGGTGGACTGGATCTTCAACCTGGCCTGCCCGGCCTCGCCCATCCACTACCAGTTCAACCCGGTCAAGACGGTGAAGACCAGCGTGATGGGGGCCATCAACATGCTGGGCCTGGCCAAGCGCGTGCGGGCCCGGATCCTCCACACCTCCACCAGCGAGGTCTACGGCGACCCGGCTGTGCATCCCCAGCCGGAGAGCTACTGGGGCAACGTCAACCCCATCGGCCCGCGCTCCTGCTACGACGAGGGCAAGCGCGTGGCCGAGACCCTGATGTTCGACTACCACCGCCAGAACGGCGTGGACGTGCGGGTGATCCGCATTTTCAACACCTACGGGCCGCGGATGGCCCAGAACGACGGGCGCGTGGTCTCCAACTTCATCCTGCAGGCGCTGCGCGGGGAGCCGATCACGCTCTACGGCAGCGGCAGCCAGACCCGCAGTTTCCAATACGTGGACGATCTGCTGGAGGGCATGCTGCGCATGATGCGCCAGGACGGCTTCATCGGGCCGGTCAACCTGGGCAACCCGGAGGAGTTCACCATCCGCGAACTGGCCGAGCAGGTGATCCAGCTGACGGGCAGCACGTCCACTCTGGTCGAACTGCCCCTGCCCCAGGACGACCCCAAACTGCGGCGGCCGGACATCACGCTGGCCCGGGAGAAGCTGGGCTGGGAGCCGCGCGTGCCGCTGCGCGAAGGCTTGCCCCCCACCATCGAGTGGTTTCGCCGCGTGCTGACGGCCTGA